One genomic region from Methanocorpusculum vombati encodes:
- a CDS encoding methyltransferase domain-containing protein: MIGPNRVIVRGHGREYYVRAGEGKLSTDLGMIDLAAVAELESGDVVQTHLGKPFTVLVPRATDFFSHGKRTGAPMMPKDIGMVIAYTGMSCRDRVLDAGTGSGIAAIFFGGVADTVVTCEAREDFSRTAAGNIRDAGLSNVECRACDVLEVTDGPFDVVHLDMMIEPQHVEHAYGLLRTGGYFATYTPFLEQTFCVMDTARRLFGEDAVQTFECMERELTRSARGTRPSTKVSHTGYLTIARRL, from the coding sequence ATGATCGGACCAAACAGAGTGATTGTCCGGGGACACGGGCGGGAGTACTACGTGCGTGCCGGAGAGGGAAAGCTCTCGACGGATCTCGGAATGATCGATCTTGCGGCGGTTGCGGAGCTGGAAAGCGGCGATGTGGTCCAGACGCATCTTGGCAAGCCGTTCACGGTGCTGGTTCCCCGTGCAACGGACTTTTTCTCCCACGGCAAACGTACCGGCGCGCCGATGATGCCAAAAGACATCGGTATGGTGATAGCATATACGGGGATGTCGTGCCGTGACCGTGTGCTGGATGCGGGTACGGGTTCGGGGATTGCGGCTATCTTCTTCGGCGGTGTTGCGGATACGGTAGTGACCTGCGAGGCACGCGAGGATTTTTCCCGGACGGCAGCAGGAAATATCCGGGATGCCGGACTTTCCAATGTGGAGTGCCGCGCCTGTGATGTGCTGGAGGTCACGGACGGGCCGTTTGATGTGGTACATCTCGATATGATGATTGAGCCGCAGCATGTGGAGCATGCCTACGGGCTGCTCCGCACCGGCGGATACTTTGCAACCTATACGCCGTTTCTGGAACAGACCTTCTGCGTAATGGATACAGCACGGCGGCTGTTCGGCGAGGACGCTGTGCAGACGTTTGAGTGTATGGAGCGGGAGCTGACACGAAGCGCACGGGGAACCCGTCCCTCAACGAAGGTTTCCCATACCGGGTACCTGACAATCGCACGCCGTCTCTGA
- a CDS encoding PD-(D/E)XK nuclease family protein, translated as MAATIRYGLPGTARDAYTAEFLAESKDHPAGVWMILPVNRLAETVKQDITARKIPFIPSRITTIAGFAETVVATAYPGVRILSPVEQKLIFSRIAETNPEMCRLLSPKADPADGPGKSVGFASVENLVTLYNTLRFRNAVLPKGSDRLAALASVFTAYETFCDTEQTADAPAVLRLAADAVRSGRFPLQSVYLYGIFSPKERETELLDAVRTAADRLSEFVPYAANDKIFPPQEGVPPAGNRAGAFAESVFQRLSVSPDLPIKKIGVFPDRTAELSAIAEEICCLIENGVQPGDIAVLTPEVPLYAELAGELFPDFSANGQPPEFTSSIGHPLFRSRSIAAVFSLLKTVLGNYTAPDMTTLFSYPYFSWGERYIPPRDLTWLSRAAGITGGRRQWLEYPKRLRAGFAAGMNDPGIPAPEKTELAAKVQRIDILLKKLEDVFSLLDRLGRKKRSVAEFVTVLRRILAELGYPQGHLGRRLPPEDAAAVERFSAVLADIDAAETLIQPERISPGKFYAMLFAFVRSVQSVPPAAGNPHNTVKILGFREIVHQTIPHVFLAGLTADVLPRVHPRLPFLTMAETLEAGTQTYEETLREERYAFLSAVLAGEKSVYLSAPASDEGTTKIPSAWMQMFDLPGTEWTCGELRHSASWLSEYAGRLIAEGTWEEGLDCSRLPDLSDAARRIGIETVARSGAPATVYDAVFSSHPLQEQFKARYSAAACFTVTDLERYAACPFRWYTELHLRLIPHPDPESDERPELGNVIHKTMYRLITESENFPPSQDTRDAALTDLLRIADEEFAKTGLATPKWQSLRNRYIGTPSYPGRLSEVIDHEIALAASGSVTPQELLEYPFSMTEMPGVPLPDGSELRLEGRVDRIRFSHGTYCVTDYKTGRAKTTAEIQSGRSLQLPLYLAAMEHLHPDWTRGGGTYYRIAAGAVEETDPLSRDTDCFVPGALIHAARCRAGMQQGRCQPIYDKASCEHCRERFICRFDRLRSLAGGDI; from the coding sequence ATGGCTGCGACGATCCGCTACGGATTACCGGGAACCGCCCGTGATGCATATACTGCGGAGTTTCTCGCGGAATCCAAAGACCACCCGGCAGGAGTTTGGATGATTCTGCCGGTAAACCGTCTGGCAGAAACCGTGAAGCAGGACATAACCGCACGAAAAATTCCGTTCATCCCTTCCCGCATCACAACCATTGCCGGATTTGCCGAGACCGTGGTAGCCACGGCATATCCCGGCGTGCGTATTCTCTCTCCCGTTGAGCAGAAGCTCATCTTTTCCCGGATTGCCGAAACCAATCCTGAGATGTGCCGCCTGCTCTCGCCCAAAGCAGACCCTGCGGACGGCCCCGGAAAATCCGTGGGTTTTGCATCGGTGGAAAATCTCGTCACGCTCTACAACACGCTCAGGTTCCGCAATGCCGTGCTCCCGAAAGGAAGCGACAGACTCGCAGCCCTTGCATCGGTATTTACTGCATATGAGACCTTCTGTGACACCGAACAGACCGCGGATGCACCTGCCGTCCTCCGGCTCGCCGCAGACGCCGTCCGCAGCGGCAGGTTTCCGCTGCAATCCGTGTACCTCTACGGCATCTTCTCGCCAAAAGAACGTGAGACGGAACTGCTGGACGCAGTACGCACTGCGGCAGACCGGCTCTCTGAGTTTGTTCCGTATGCTGCAAACGACAAAATTTTTCCGCCGCAGGAAGGCGTACCGCCTGCCGGAAACAGGGCCGGAGCGTTTGCTGAATCGGTGTTTCAGCGGCTTTCCGTCTCACCCGATCTGCCGATCAAAAAGATCGGCGTGTTTCCTGACCGCACCGCTGAACTCTCCGCGATTGCCGAAGAGATCTGCTGCCTCATCGAAAATGGAGTACAACCCGGAGATATTGCGGTGCTCACCCCGGAAGTTCCGCTGTATGCCGAGCTTGCCGGAGAGTTGTTCCCGGATTTTTCCGCAAACGGACAGCCCCCGGAGTTTACCAGTTCCATCGGTCACCCGCTGTTCCGCAGCAGGTCCATAGCCGCTGTCTTTTCCCTGCTGAAAACGGTTCTTGGAAACTACACCGCTCCGGACATGACAACCCTCTTCTCCTATCCGTACTTCTCCTGGGGGGAGCGGTACATCCCGCCCCGGGATCTCACCTGGCTCTCCCGCGCTGCCGGAATCACCGGCGGCAGGCGGCAGTGGCTGGAGTATCCGAAACGTCTTCGCGCAGGATTTGCGGCAGGCATGAATGATCCCGGCATTCCCGCTCCGGAAAAAACGGAGCTTGCGGCAAAAGTGCAGCGGATCGATATCCTCCTGAAAAAACTTGAGGATGTGTTCTCCCTGCTGGACCGTCTCGGTCGAAAAAAGCGTTCCGTCGCGGAGTTTGTCACCGTCCTGCGCCGCATCCTTGCCGAGCTCGGCTACCCGCAGGGTCATCTCGGCAGACGTCTTCCGCCGGAAGACGCGGCTGCCGTTGAACGTTTCTCCGCGGTTCTTGCAGACATTGACGCCGCAGAAACCCTGATACAGCCGGAGCGTATCTCCCCCGGAAAGTTTTATGCGATGCTTTTTGCCTTCGTCCGATCGGTGCAGAGTGTCCCTCCTGCTGCCGGAAATCCCCACAATACGGTGAAAATTCTTGGGTTCCGGGAAATTGTTCACCAGACCATACCGCATGTCTTCCTTGCCGGTCTCACTGCGGATGTGCTGCCCCGTGTGCATCCCCGGCTGCCGTTCCTGACCATGGCAGAGACGCTGGAAGCAGGAACGCAGACCTACGAAGAGACCCTCAGAGAGGAACGGTATGCGTTTTTGTCGGCGGTTCTTGCCGGCGAAAAATCCGTGTATCTTTCCGCTCCCGCAAGTGATGAGGGAACGACAAAAATTCCGTCCGCATGGATGCAGATGTTTGATCTGCCGGGTACCGAATGGACCTGCGGCGAACTCCGCCACTCGGCGTCTTGGCTTTCGGAATATGCAGGCCGCCTGATTGCGGAAGGAACATGGGAGGAAGGTCTTGACTGTTCCCGTCTTCCGGATCTGTCCGATGCGGCACGGAGAATCGGAATCGAGACGGTCGCGCGTTCCGGTGCTCCTGCAACCGTGTATGACGCGGTTTTTTCCTCTCATCCGCTTCAGGAACAGTTCAAAGCCCGGTACAGTGCGGCGGCATGTTTTACCGTAACGGATCTGGAGCGGTATGCCGCCTGTCCGTTCCGCTGGTACACGGAACTGCATCTGCGGCTGATACCTCATCCCGACCCGGAAAGCGATGAACGGCCGGAGCTGGGGAATGTCATTCACAAAACAATGTACCGGCTGATCACCGAGTCGGAGAACTTCCCGCCGTCGCAGGATACGCGGGATGCCGCCCTAACCGATCTCCTGAGGATTGCGGATGAGGAGTTTGCCAAAACCGGTCTTGCAACACCGAAGTGGCAGAGCCTGCGCAACCGCTACATCGGCACGCCTTCGTATCCGGGCCGGCTTTCCGAGGTGATCGATCACGAGATTGCCCTTGCCGCGTCCGGGAGTGTCACGCCCCAAGAGCTGCTGGAATATCCCTTCTCCATGACGGAAATGCCGGGTGTTCCGCTTCCTGACGGAAGCGAACTGCGGCTGGAGGGAAGAGTGGACCGCATTCGTTTTTCCCATGGAACATACTGCGTAACCGACTACAAAACAGGCCGGGCAAAAACGACTGCGGAGATACAATCCGGCAGATCCCTGCAGCTTCCGCTCTACCTTGCGGCAATGGAACATCTTCATCCCGACTGGACGCGGGGCGGGGGAACCTACTACCGGATAGCGGCGGGCGCGGTTGAAGAGACCGATCCGCTGAGCCGTGATACGGACTGTTTTGTACCCGGTGCCCTGATCCATGCGGCACGCTGCCGTGCCGGTATGCAGCAGGGCAGGTGTCAGCCAATCTACGATAAAGCATCCTGCGAACACTGCCGCGAGCGGTTTATCTGCCGGTTTGACCGCCTGCGGTCTCTGGCCGGAGGGGATATATGA
- the moaC gene encoding cyclic pyranopterin monophosphate synthase MoaC translates to MPTFTHLNEKNEVHMVDVTPKPDVPREATASGRIYLRPETLKAIAEGTVVKGNVLATAQVAGTMAVKQTWALIPMCHPIPVGAVTVSFVQTGEYIEISCRVKTFGKTGIEMEALTGASVALLTIWDMVKSAEKDENGQYPVTRIEGVHVVEKIKGDAE, encoded by the coding sequence ATGCCCACATTTACCCACCTCAACGAGAAGAACGAAGTACATATGGTTGACGTCACGCCAAAGCCGGATGTTCCCCGCGAGGCAACTGCCAGCGGCAGAATCTATCTCCGGCCCGAAACCCTCAAAGCAATTGCGGAAGGGACGGTGGTGAAAGGCAACGTTCTTGCAACTGCACAGGTTGCCGGAACCATGGCCGTCAAACAGACATGGGCACTCATCCCCATGTGCCACCCGATTCCGGTCGGTGCGGTTACGGTCTCTTTTGTCCAGACCGGTGAGTACATTGAAATCTCCTGTCGTGTGAAGACCTTCGGCAAAACCGGTATTGAAATGGAAGCGCTCACCGGTGCATCCGTTGCCCTTCTGACCATCTGGGACATGGTCAAATCCGCTGAAAAGGATGAAAACGGTCAGTACCCGGTAACCCGCATCGAAGGCGTCCATGTCGTGGAAAAGATCAAGGGGGATGCGGAGTAA
- a CDS encoding mRNA surveillance protein pelota, translated as MKATAAEPLKRDGFGEYKLMPESLDDLWHLSHLISWGNTVFAVTLRTVDGPNDKLRAEKLEKRPVRIGVKCEKVEFLPDAVRLRVFGVIVFGPDAGQHHTLNIEPGYEISVVRQWKLVDLERLDRAVASSVHGVVHIAAVEDGEAELYRIRQYGPERVVTLTIGSGKTAEIDSRQSLFEELLRALALVTGPVVVAGPGFVKEDFVKFAKTKAPETAERMLLADTRRSGYGAVQEAIGNGVLARVAEDLQLAREVQVMDEVFLRIGQNGAVAYGAAEVRNAIDYGAAETVVVADTEIRGSRTARMIEDAERLGAGVVVLSTEFEPGKRLLGLGGVAALLRYKITG; from the coding sequence ATGAAGGCGACGGCAGCAGAGCCGCTGAAGCGTGACGGATTCGGGGAGTATAAACTGATGCCCGAGAGTCTGGACGATCTGTGGCATCTGTCGCATCTGATCTCATGGGGGAATACGGTGTTTGCGGTGACGCTGCGGACAGTGGACGGCCCGAATGATAAACTGCGGGCGGAGAAGCTGGAGAAGCGGCCGGTGCGTATCGGGGTGAAGTGTGAGAAGGTGGAGTTTCTGCCGGACGCGGTCCGTCTGCGGGTGTTCGGGGTGATTGTATTCGGGCCGGATGCAGGTCAGCATCATACCCTGAATATTGAGCCGGGGTATGAGATATCCGTGGTGCGGCAGTGGAAGCTGGTGGATCTGGAGCGGCTGGACCGGGCGGTTGCGTCGTCGGTGCACGGGGTAGTACATATTGCGGCGGTTGAGGACGGGGAGGCGGAGCTGTACCGTATCCGTCAGTACGGGCCGGAGCGGGTTGTCACGCTGACGATCGGGAGCGGAAAGACGGCGGAGATTGATTCGCGGCAGAGTCTGTTTGAGGAGCTGCTGCGGGCGCTTGCGCTGGTGACGGGACCGGTTGTGGTTGCGGGTCCGGGGTTTGTGAAGGAGGATTTTGTAAAGTTTGCGAAGACAAAAGCCCCGGAGACTGCGGAGCGGATGCTGCTTGCGGATACGCGGCGGTCGGGGTACGGTGCGGTACAGGAGGCTATCGGGAACGGGGTGCTGGCCCGGGTCGCAGAGGATCTGCAGCTTGCCCGGGAAGTGCAGGTGATGGACGAAGTGTTTCTGCGGATCGGACAGAACGGTGCGGTGGCGTACGGTGCGGCGGAGGTGAGGAATGCGATTGATTACGGTGCGGCGGAGACGGTGGTTGTTGCGGATACGGAGATTCGGGGAAGCCGTACTGCGCGGATGATTGAGGATGCGGAACGGCTGGGTGCGGGAGTTGTGGTGCTGTCAACGGAGTTTGAGCCGGGAAAACGGCTGCTGGGTCTCGGCGGTGTTGCGGCGCTGCTGCGGTATAAGATTACGGGATAG
- a CDS encoding NAD(P)H-hydrate dehydratase, whose protein sequence is MRELSAFGLSGIISADDMRVVDKNADGWGISALQRMESAGSALAAAVRDERPGRVAILCGTGNNAGDGFCAARHLANETDVLVFCAGDPKTPEARAQFAALAACPVTITDTAVPELFSCDVIVDALLGTGARLPLKEPYAGLISRMNASSARIIACDVPTPGCRADRIAAFHLAKTPGSEVYNIGIPLAAEVFCGEGDLLLVPRKPAGSHKGSGGTVLVVGGGPYQGAPFLAGVAALRAGADIVRVASPADGFLPDIIHDRLSGDHICEEHREHLLSLAEKSDAVVCGPGLGTAAESLAVAAEVVRAAKKAVVDADLLRGSLPRAAAETIYTPHAGEFARVFGAVPEGLAVRGEAVRAAAAAAGGVVLLKGAVDTISDGRRVRFNRSGASGMTTGGTGDVLAGCAGGLLARMQAMPAACAAAYAVGVTGETLCAELGEGLLATDLLRHLAHTLYTEL, encoded by the coding sequence ATGCGGGAACTATCAGCATTTGGTCTGTCAGGCATCATCTCAGCAGATGACATGCGGGTCGTTGACAAAAATGCGGACGGCTGGGGTATCTCTGCGCTCCAGCGCATGGAGAGTGCGGGGTCTGCTCTTGCCGCCGCTGTCAGGGATGAACGTCCGGGCCGTGTTGCAATCCTCTGCGGTACCGGCAACAATGCGGGCGACGGGTTCTGCGCCGCACGGCATCTTGCAAACGAGACGGACGTTCTTGTCTTCTGTGCGGGCGATCCAAAAACCCCTGAAGCCCGTGCCCAGTTTGCCGCCCTTGCCGCATGTCCGGTGACGATTACGGATACCGCGGTACCGGAGCTGTTCAGCTGTGACGTGATCGTGGACGCGCTGCTCGGCACCGGTGCACGTCTTCCACTCAAAGAGCCGTATGCAGGTCTCATCTCCCGTATGAACGCGTCGTCAGCCCGCATTATTGCCTGTGATGTGCCGACTCCGGGCTGCCGTGCCGATCGCATTGCCGCGTTCCATCTCGCAAAAACTCCGGGGTCCGAGGTGTACAACATCGGCATTCCGCTCGCTGCCGAAGTATTCTGCGGGGAAGGCGACCTCCTTCTGGTCCCCCGAAAACCAGCCGGTTCCCATAAAGGATCCGGCGGGACGGTACTCGTTGTCGGCGGCGGGCCGTATCAGGGCGCACCGTTCCTTGCAGGAGTGGCGGCACTGCGTGCCGGAGCCGACATTGTCCGTGTCGCATCCCCGGCTGACGGCTTTCTGCCGGACATCATCCACGACCGGCTTTCGGGCGATCATATCTGCGAGGAACACCGCGAGCACCTCCTCTCTCTTGCAGAGAAGTCCGACGCCGTGGTCTGCGGGCCGGGACTTGGTACCGCAGCAGAGAGTCTTGCGGTTGCCGCCGAAGTGGTCCGGGCTGCAAAAAAAGCGGTTGTGGACGCTGATCTTCTCCGCGGTTCGCTTCCCCGCGCAGCAGCTGAGACCATCTACACGCCGCATGCCGGCGAGTTCGCCCGTGTCTTCGGCGCGGTTCCGGAAGGGCTGGCGGTACGGGGCGAGGCGGTCCGTGCGGCTGCTGCGGCTGCGGGCGGCGTTGTTCTGCTGAAAGGAGCGGTTGACACCATCTCGGACGGACGCCGCGTGCGGTTCAACAGATCCGGCGCTTCCGGCATGACCACCGGCGGCACCGGCGATGTGCTCGCCGGTTGTGCCGGCGGTCTTCTTGCGCGCATGCAGGCCATGCCTGCTGCATGCGCCGCCGCATACGCCGTCGGTGTTACCGGTGAAACCCTCTGCGCAGAACTCGGTGAAGGTCTCCTCGCAACCGATCTTCTTAGACATCTTGCGCACACATTATACACAGAGTTGTGA
- a CDS encoding PUA domain-containing protein produces the protein MFPDETTFSYSNTKRIRYANLGKTRLVTVRAGDGRLTLGYPAAERLHAFLAAPKNRVVVMEDAVPFILDGKNAMAKHVIASDPEIMAEDEVFVVDADDNLLATGMAILAGTEMLGFSYGTAVKVRQGKNRQ, from the coding sequence ATGTTTCCCGATGAGACGACATTTTCCTACTCCAATACGAAACGTATCCGGTATGCAAATCTCGGCAAAACCCGTCTTGTTACCGTGCGTGCGGGAGACGGCAGACTGACGCTCGGGTATCCGGCGGCGGAACGTCTGCATGCATTTCTTGCGGCACCGAAGAACCGCGTTGTGGTGATGGAGGATGCAGTACCGTTCATTCTGGACGGAAAAAATGCGATGGCAAAACATGTGATCGCAAGTGATCCGGAGATCATGGCAGAGGACGAGGTGTTCGTGGTGGATGCAGACGACAATCTGCTTGCTACCGGCATGGCTATTCTTGCGGGAACGGAGATGCTCGGTTTTTCCTACGGAACCGCGGTGAAGGTGCGGCAGGGGAAGAACCGGCAGTAA
- the rqcH gene encoding ribosome rescue protein RqcH — protein sequence MATLAGMSGTDVTAMTAELSSLLPLWIGKIYQYDNATFGIRLNGEDKARHLLYIVKGVRAHLVRSLPEAPKNPSGFSMYLRKFIDGGKVLAIEQKTVERVLIISIGKGPKEFRLIIELFDEGNLILTDENYVILNALVQKRFRERDVVGGAVYSMEGQDPSLLSYDTFAEQMTADEADIVRVLATRMQLGGPTSEEICALSGVSKSMPARFATEAQLRPVYEAMIAYLARLKSGSDPVIDAKGAFPLPSVLREPKEHFPTFSAALEAWFPKPVAEAVVEAKVKLSREERIRRQQEEALVKFEKKISEAMEISEIIYAHYGEVQETIDVLAQASAKMSWQDIARVLKGADTPAAKRIVSVNPADASVVLDLGEKHRVTVFVHESLEANVGRYYQVAKKFRAKKEGALRAMQQAVVHPVKPKAHGPGKMKAKWYHRFRWMETSDGVLVIGGRNADQNEELVKKYMEGGDTFLHADVFGASVVLVKGKTERMDEAAQFAASYSRMWGSGAAAGDVIAAAPSQVSKTAESGEFVAHGSFVIRGERNYLRNVPMEVAIGVQTEPSLAVLGGTPSAIEPRCTVSVRLRPGTFEGNDVAKKVLRRLKEAVPESDQKMLKAVLHTEAVAAFVPPGGSDLVES from the coding sequence ATGGCAACACTTGCGGGAATGAGCGGGACGGATGTGACGGCAATGACGGCGGAGTTGTCTTCCCTGCTGCCGCTCTGGATTGGGAAAATATATCAATACGATAATGCGACGTTCGGGATCCGCCTGAACGGTGAGGATAAGGCACGCCATCTTCTGTATATTGTGAAAGGTGTCCGCGCCCATCTGGTACGTTCGCTGCCGGAAGCGCCGAAAAACCCGTCCGGTTTTTCGATGTATCTGCGCAAATTCATCGACGGCGGAAAGGTTCTTGCAATTGAGCAGAAGACGGTCGAGCGGGTTCTGATCATCTCCATTGGCAAGGGGCCCAAAGAGTTCCGGCTGATTATTGAACTGTTCGACGAGGGAAACCTGATTCTCACCGATGAGAATTATGTGATTTTAAATGCGCTTGTGCAGAAGCGGTTCCGCGAGCGGGATGTAGTGGGCGGTGCGGTGTACTCAATGGAGGGTCAGGATCCGTCCCTTCTTTCCTATGATACATTTGCAGAACAGATGACCGCCGACGAGGCGGATATTGTGCGGGTGCTTGCAACCCGGATGCAGCTGGGCGGTCCGACGTCTGAGGAGATATGTGCTCTTTCCGGGGTATCGAAGTCGATGCCCGCGAGGTTTGCGACCGAAGCACAGCTCCGTCCGGTGTATGAGGCGATGATTGCCTATCTTGCCCGGCTGAAGTCCGGGTCGGATCCGGTGATCGATGCCAAGGGGGCGTTTCCGCTGCCGTCGGTTTTGCGGGAGCCGAAAGAGCATTTCCCGACGTTTTCCGCGGCGCTTGAAGCATGGTTCCCGAAGCCGGTTGCCGAGGCGGTTGTGGAGGCGAAGGTAAAACTGTCGCGGGAGGAGCGCATCCGCAGACAGCAGGAGGAAGCGCTGGTTAAGTTTGAGAAGAAGATCTCCGAGGCTATGGAGATCTCAGAAATCATCTATGCGCATTACGGTGAGGTGCAGGAGACGATTGATGTACTGGCGCAGGCGTCGGCAAAGATGTCGTGGCAGGATATTGCCCGGGTGCTGAAGGGTGCGGACACTCCTGCGGCAAAGCGGATTGTGTCGGTGAATCCGGCGGATGCATCGGTTGTGCTGGATCTCGGGGAAAAACACCGGGTAACGGTTTTTGTGCATGAGAGCCTTGAGGCGAATGTGGGCCGGTATTATCAGGTGGCGAAGAAGTTCCGCGCAAAGAAAGAGGGAGCGCTTCGTGCTATGCAGCAGGCTGTTGTGCATCCGGTAAAGCCGAAGGCCCACGGCCCCGGGAAGATGAAGGCAAAGTGGTATCACCGGTTCCGGTGGATGGAGACTTCGGACGGTGTGCTGGTGATCGGCGGCCGGAATGCGGATCAGAATGAAGAGCTGGTGAAGAAGTACATGGAGGGCGGCGATACGTTCCTGCACGCGGACGTGTTTGGTGCGTCGGTGGTTCTGGTGAAGGGAAAGACGGAACGGATGGATGAAGCGGCGCAGTTTGCGGCATCGTATTCGCGTATGTGGGGATCGGGTGCTGCGGCGGGCGATGTGATTGCCGCTGCACCGTCCCAGGTAAGTAAAACTGCGGAGTCGGGCGAGTTTGTGGCGCACGGTTCGTTCGTGATTCGCGGGGAACGGAATTACCTCCGGAATGTGCCGATGGAAGTTGCAATTGGCGTGCAGACAGAGCCGTCTCTTGCGGTTCTGGGGGGAACGCCGTCCGCGATTGAGCCGCGCTGCACGGTGTCGGTTCGTCTGCGCCCGGGTACGTTTGAGGGGAATGATGTGGCGAAGAAGGTTCTGCGCAGGCTGAAAGAGGCTGTCCCTGAGTCGGATCAGAAGATGCTGAAGGCTGTTCTGCATACCGAAGCTGTTGCGGCATTTGTGCCGCCGGGCGGTTCGGATCTGGTGGAGTCATGA
- a CDS encoding nascent polypeptide-associated complex protein, whose product MMPGINPKQMKAAMKKMGMKMEEIEDVQRVVVYTPSGNYVFEPAEVVGITMQGQTSYQLSGTPRFEPAKVEIPESDVELVASQTSVPPDAARAALEECNGDIAEAILKLTAIE is encoded by the coding sequence ATGATGCCAGGTATTAATCCGAAACAGATGAAAGCCGCGATGAAAAAGATGGGCATGAAGATGGAGGAGATAGAGGATGTCCAGAGGGTTGTTGTCTATACGCCCTCCGGAAACTATGTCTTTGAGCCTGCCGAGGTGGTCGGTATTACGATGCAGGGGCAGACTTCCTATCAGTTGTCCGGTACTCCGCGGTTTGAGCCGGCGAAGGTGGAGATCCCCGAGTCTGATGTGGAACTGGTTGCATCCCAGACATCGGTGCCCCCTGATGCGGCACGCGCGGCCCTTGAGGAGTGCAACGGCGATATTGCCGAGGCAATCCTGAAACTGACGGCAATAGAATGA
- a CDS encoding single-stranded-DNA-specific exonuclease RecJ, whose amino-acid sequence MGFIEDISTATGMIRNADAVTLVSHIDADGITSEAITAQAISRLGIPVTPVFVRQLEPLTMRHVPNDDTLKIFTDLGAGQQNLMEEAGLPADNVLILDHHINQPAPGGTQYSQVNSQFYGPEYAKCSAAGVAYLVARKLDPANADLAELAVVGNVGDMMARETCGLVGIARWIADDGVESGRVRITKGLNCYGLSTRPLHLCLANSDDPILPGISGDPKAAADLLIRLGIYEKPSDQRVWEDLHADEAKLLASVVAEQMIANGESTERLFAELYFFPHETEKSPLRNASEYATMLNACGRWAKPKIGEAVCFGDRGQQYREAEHMLRHHRSIIRELCEYILDTGVTDAGSMQWIHTGDAYPDTIVGIGAGMALSKLDTTKPIMVLCNVADEPDLVKISMRTYEKVLRCGVDLQAALAVAAAEFNGAGGGHNIAAGAYIPKGCEDDFIRRVNELIAGQFAAGAPHR is encoded by the coding sequence ATGGGGTTCATCGAGGACATCAGTACCGCGACCGGCATGATCAGAAATGCAGACGCAGTAACACTTGTCTCGCACATTGATGCAGACGGCATCACAAGCGAGGCAATCACCGCTCAGGCAATTTCCCGGCTCGGCATCCCCGTAACCCCGGTTTTTGTCCGGCAGCTGGAACCGCTGACCATGCGGCACGTACCAAACGACGACACCCTGAAGATATTCACCGATCTCGGTGCAGGTCAGCAGAATCTCATGGAAGAAGCAGGACTTCCCGCCGACAATGTCCTGATTCTTGACCATCATATCAACCAGCCGGCACCGGGCGGCACACAGTACTCCCAGGTGAACTCCCAGTTCTACGGCCCGGAGTATGCCAAGTGTTCCGCCGCGGGTGTTGCCTATCTGGTTGCAAGAAAGCTGGACCCGGCCAACGCCGATCTCGCCGAGCTTGCCGTGGTCGGCAACGTCGGCGACATGATGGCACGCGAGACCTGCGGCCTGGTGGGAATTGCCCGGTGGATCGCCGATGACGGTGTGGAGTCGGGCCGTGTCCGCATCACCAAAGGTCTCAACTGTTACGGTCTGTCCACGCGCCCCCTGCATCTCTGCCTTGCAAACAGTGACGACCCAATCCTTCCGGGAATCTCCGGGGACCCGAAGGCCGCAGCTGATCTTTTGATCCGGCTTGGTATCTACGAAAAACCGTCCGACCAGCGGGTCTGGGAGGACCTGCATGCGGACGAGGCAAAACTTCTGGCAAGTGTTGTTGCCGAACAGATGATTGCAAACGGAGAATCAACCGAACGACTGTTTGCAGAGTTGTACTTCTTCCCGCATGAGACCGAAAAATCCCCGCTGCGCAATGCATCGGAGTATGCGACGATGCTCAACGCCTGCGGACGATGGGCAAAACCGAAGATCGGAGAGGCCGTCTGTTTCGGCGACCGCGGCCAGCAGTACCGCGAGGCCGAACATATGCTCCGTCATCACCGCTCGATTATCCGCGAGTTGTGCGAGTACATCCTCGACACCGGCGTTACAGATGCGGGCAGTATGCAGTGGATTCATACGGGAGATGCGTATCCTGATACCATTGTTGGTATCGGTGCGGGGATGGCATTGTCCAAACTTGATACGACAAAGCCCATTATGGTGCTGTGCAATGTTGCGGACGAGCCGGATCTGGTAAAAATTTCCATGCGGACCTATGAAAAAGTGCTCCGGTGCGGTGTTGATCTGCAGGCGGCCCTGGCGGTGGCCGCAGCAGAGTTCAATGGTGCAGGCGGAGGACATAATATTGCTGCGGGGGCATATATCCCCAAAGGTTGTGAAGATGATTTCATCAGAAGAGTTAACGAGCTTATTGCCGGTCAGTTTGCAGCGGGTGCGCCGCATCGCTGA